One part of the Candidatus Zymogenaceae bacterium genome encodes these proteins:
- the rlmD gene encoding 23S rRNA (uracil(1939)-C(5))-methyltransferase RlmD produces MGASYIYSGGTVTIESLAEGGFGVARHRGKVVFIPDAVPGDVVFFSAVEDKKSYIRGRLEELLTPSPHRTDPFCPHAGVCGGCQWQHISYPMQLNAKQRIVTDALERIAGIEGVHVPPVAPSSSLRGWRVVLEMQCEAGPRGQQVGFFARKSRRIIKVQECPVAFPALSSRIAGAGAALSALKFHGRGELRLLAGEGDRVVALLTLSGGFIPGEKAVRAAMRRLDVSGLVLANRSGCRTFGDPLVVYPGSSTAPGGAISFSANGFVQANPDVNRKLIDHLLSHDISEKTVLELFSGGGNFTLPLAAGGARVTAVERDETLSARAEKTLQSLGAQHSQVVTADAAHYLTDAVEQGEQFDVVVLDPPRTGAHDVARLLPSLGAEEIFYISCAPATLARDVRILMDHGFRLESASVFDMFPHTFHVETLARLVRKGDADDRSD; encoded by the coding sequence ATGGGCGCATCCTACATCTATTCCGGCGGCACGGTGACGATTGAATCCCTGGCCGAGGGCGGTTTCGGCGTCGCCCGACACCGGGGGAAGGTGGTCTTCATCCCCGACGCCGTGCCGGGGGACGTGGTCTTTTTTTCTGCGGTCGAGGACAAAAAAAGCTACATCAGGGGAAGGCTGGAGGAGCTCCTGACGCCCTCGCCCCATCGGACGGACCCCTTCTGCCCCCATGCCGGCGTATGCGGCGGGTGCCAGTGGCAGCACATTTCCTACCCGATGCAGCTTAACGCGAAGCAGCGCATCGTGACGGACGCCCTGGAGCGCATTGCGGGGATCGAGGGGGTGCATGTCCCGCCCGTGGCGCCGTCGTCCTCTCTTCGCGGCTGGCGCGTCGTCCTGGAGATGCAGTGCGAGGCGGGCCCCCGGGGGCAGCAGGTCGGTTTTTTCGCCCGGAAGAGCCGACGCATCATAAAGGTTCAGGAGTGTCCCGTGGCGTTTCCTGCGCTTTCTTCACGAATCGCCGGAGCGGGGGCGGCGCTCTCCGCCCTGAAGTTTCATGGACGGGGGGAGCTCAGGCTCCTGGCGGGGGAGGGGGATCGGGTCGTCGCTCTTCTCACTCTTTCCGGCGGGTTTATACCGGGGGAGAAGGCGGTACGGGCCGCGATGCGGCGGCTCGACGTTTCGGGCCTCGTACTCGCCAATCGATCGGGGTGCCGCACCTTCGGTGACCCCCTGGTCGTCTATCCGGGGTCGTCCACAGCACCCGGCGGGGCGATATCGTTTTCGGCGAACGGATTCGTCCAGGCGAATCCGGACGTAAACAGAAAGCTCATTGATCACCTTCTCTCTCATGATATTTCCGAAAAAACGGTGCTGGAGCTTTTTTCCGGCGGCGGGAACTTTACCCTTCCCCTAGCGGCCGGGGGGGCACGGGTGACGGCGGTGGAACGGGACGAGACGCTGTCGGCCCGTGCCGAAAAGACGCTTCAATCCCTCGGCGCGCAACACTCACAGGTCGTCACGGCCGACGCGGCGCACTACCTCACAGACGCCGTCGAGCAGGGGGAGCAATTCGATGTTGTGGTGCTGGATCCGCCCCGGACCGGCGCACATGATGTCGCCCGGCTCCTGCCGTCTCTGGGTGCCGAGGAGATATTCTATATCTCATGCGCGCCTGCGACATTGGCCCGGGACGTGCGCATCCTGATGGATCACGGCTTTCGCCTCGAATCCGCCTCCGTGTTCGACATGTTCCCCCACACCTTTCACGTGGAGACGCTGGCCCGCCTCGTCCGGAAGGGGGACGCCGATGACCGATCCGACTGA
- the ftsH gene encoding ATP-dependent zinc metalloprotease FtsH: MKFSPWFIILAVVAIYFAASFFFKEKVEELTYSEFRAAVEEGRVSDLKIGTAEIQGTLKVEKDDEMEGDENGEVTFKTVVVEDPDLVPLLNEKGVTYSGKLENTFLMQLLLWLPLFLLFGFVWFYLLRRMGRGGADFMSVGRSKAKIYAEDQVSVDFTDVAGVDEAEEELTEVIEYLQNPDKFRRLGGKIPKGILLVGPPGTGKTLLARAVAGEASVPFFSISGSEFVEMFVGVGAARVRDLFNQAQSKAPCIIFVDELDALGKVRGVNVSGGNDEREQTLNQLLVEMDGFDARAGLILMAATNRPEILDPALLRPGRFDRHVLVDRPDKKGRLDILKIHVRELVLAGNVDLDRIAAKTPGFAGADLANIANEAALLAARRGKDAVDGDDFDEAIERVVAGLEKKNRLMNQEEKERVAYHEVGHALVASNLPGTDPVEKISIVPRGIAALGYTLQLPTEDRYLMTRTELNGKLATLLGGRAAEEIVFGEPSTGAHNDLSKAADIARRMVKEYGMSEKMGLVSYESEPRANMMGTGLESIPDYSDDTSREIDKEIKRIIDEAYRTAEGILSQNRDRMERMARRLLDIEVLEDDELKSFLEPAQSPESGT; this comes from the coding sequence ATGAAATTTTCACCCTGGTTTATCATCCTGGCAGTGGTGGCGATATACTTTGCGGCGAGCTTTTTCTTCAAGGAGAAGGTCGAGGAGCTGACCTACAGCGAGTTTCGCGCCGCCGTGGAGGAGGGACGGGTGAGCGACCTGAAGATCGGCACCGCCGAGATCCAGGGAACGCTGAAGGTGGAGAAAGACGACGAGATGGAAGGTGACGAGAACGGCGAGGTGACCTTCAAGACCGTCGTGGTGGAGGACCCGGATCTGGTGCCGCTGCTCAACGAGAAGGGCGTCACATATTCCGGGAAGCTGGAAAACACCTTTCTGATGCAGCTGTTATTGTGGCTCCCCCTGTTCCTCCTGTTCGGCTTCGTCTGGTTTTACCTGCTCAGGCGCATGGGGAGGGGTGGCGCGGATTTCATGTCCGTGGGCCGCTCCAAGGCGAAGATTTACGCCGAGGACCAGGTAAGCGTCGATTTCACCGACGTGGCGGGGGTGGACGAGGCGGAGGAGGAACTGACAGAGGTCATCGAATACCTGCAGAATCCAGACAAGTTCCGGCGGCTGGGGGGCAAAATCCCGAAGGGGATACTCCTGGTGGGCCCGCCGGGGACAGGGAAGACGCTGCTGGCCCGGGCCGTGGCGGGGGAGGCCAGCGTGCCGTTTTTCTCCATCTCCGGATCTGAATTCGTGGAGATGTTCGTGGGAGTGGGGGCCGCCCGGGTGCGGGACCTCTTCAACCAGGCCCAGTCCAAGGCCCCTTGCATCATCTTCGTAGACGAGCTTGACGCCCTGGGAAAGGTGCGGGGGGTGAACGTATCCGGTGGCAACGACGAGCGAGAGCAGACCCTCAACCAGTTGCTCGTGGAGATGGACGGATTCGACGCGCGGGCGGGGCTCATCCTGATGGCCGCCACCAATCGGCCCGAGATTCTCGATCCCGCCCTGCTTCGGCCCGGACGGTTCGACCGGCACGTCCTGGTGGACAGGCCGGACAAGAAGGGGAGGCTGGATATCCTAAAGATTCACGTCCGGGAGCTGGTTCTCGCAGGCAACGTGGATCTCGATCGAATCGCCGCTAAAACCCCCGGCTTCGCCGGAGCGGACCTGGCGAACATCGCCAACGAGGCGGCGCTGCTTGCGGCGAGAAGGGGAAAGGACGCCGTGGACGGGGACGATTTCGACGAGGCCATCGAGCGGGTGGTGGCGGGACTGGAGAAGAAAAACCGCTTGATGAACCAGGAGGAGAAGGAACGGGTGGCCTATCACGAGGTCGGCCACGCCCTGGTGGCGTCAAACCTCCCCGGCACTGACCCGGTGGAGAAGATATCCATCGTCCCCCGGGGCATCGCCGCCCTGGGATACACGCTGCAGCTTCCCACCGAGGATCGATACCTGATGACCAGGACAGAGCTCAACGGAAAGCTGGCGACGCTCCTGGGAGGCCGGGCGGCGGAGGAGATCGTATTCGGAGAGCCCTCCACCGGCGCACACAACGACCTGAGCAAGGCGGCGGACATCGCCCGGCGCATGGTCAAGGAGTACGGCATGAGCGAAAAGATGGGCCTGGTCTCCTACGAAAGCGAGCCGAGGGCGAACATGATGGGTACAGGTCTCGAGTCGATTCCGGACTACAGCGACGATACATCCCGGGAGATCGACAAGGAGATCAAGCGCATCATCGACGAGGCCTACCGGACCGCGGAGGGTATCCTCTCTCAGAACCGGGATCGCATGGAGAGGATGGCCAGGCGTCTGTTGGATATCGAGGTGCTGGAGGACGACGAGCTCAAGAGCTTTCTTGAACCGGCACAATCCCCAGAAAGCGGGACGTAG
- a CDS encoding 4-hydroxy-tetrahydrodipicolinate synthase → MFSGALTAIVTPFKKREVDFDSLADLVEFQIDQGISGLVPCGTTGESATLSHEEHHRVVEFVVKQAKGRVPVVAGAGSNSTAEAIALTIHAKEVGADAALVITPYYNKPTQEGLYLHFTTVAKEVNIPIIMYNVPGRTGVNMLPPTVARLSKVKNIVGIKEATGDLRQVSDVIEQAEKDFIVLSGDDFTVLPLIAIGGTGVISVVSNVTPRDMEEMVRRAAAGDWEEARRLHYKIMPVARAMFIETNPVPAKAALGLMGKIDPDVRLPQAPLSDASMETLKKVLKEYGLL, encoded by the coding sequence ATGTTTTCAGGAGCTTTGACCGCAATCGTGACCCCCTTCAAGAAGAGGGAAGTCGATTTTGATTCACTGGCCGATCTCGTGGAATTCCAGATAGACCAGGGGATATCCGGGTTGGTGCCCTGCGGCACCACCGGTGAATCGGCCACCCTTTCCCACGAGGAACACCACCGGGTGGTGGAGTTCGTGGTGAAACAGGCAAAGGGCCGGGTGCCGGTTGTCGCCGGGGCCGGTTCCAACAGCACCGCCGAGGCCATCGCCCTGACCATCCATGCGAAAGAGGTGGGCGCGGATGCGGCGCTTGTGATCACCCCCTATTACAACAAGCCCACCCAGGAGGGGCTGTATCTCCACTTCACCACCGTGGCGAAAGAGGTTAATATCCCCATCATCATGTACAACGTGCCGGGGAGGACCGGGGTGAACATGTTGCCGCCCACGGTGGCCAGGCTTTCGAAGGTGAAAAACATTGTCGGCATCAAGGAGGCCACCGGCGACCTCCGGCAGGTCTCGGACGTCATCGAGCAGGCGGAGAAGGATTTCATCGTCCTCTCGGGAGACGACTTCACCGTTCTCCCCCTGATCGCCATCGGCGGCACGGGGGTCATCTCCGTGGTTTCCAACGTGACGCCCCGGGATATGGAGGAGATGGTCAGGCGAGCGGCCGCCGGGGACTGGGAGGAGGCGAGGCGGCTCCACTACAAGATCATGCCCGTCGCCCGGGCCATGTTCATCGAGACCAATCCGGTGCCGGCCAAGGCGGCCCTCGGCCTGATGGGGAAAATCGACCCGGATGTGCGCCTTCCCCAGGCGCCGTTGTCCGACGCCAGCATGGAGACGCTCAAGAAGGTGCTGAAGGAGTACGGGCTGCTGTAG
- a CDS encoding diaminopimelate epimerase has translation MSGSGNDFIFIDNRDGLFPSADPARAARLLCRRGVSVGADGLVLIESADDPALDFRWRFYNADGSEADMCGNAARCAARLAHILGISGTTTAFFTGAGVIRAEVLESGRVKLAMTDPKETALDRTLVVSGKRLSYHYSDTGVPHAVLVTDDVVGMDVAQMGRAVRYHENFAPNGANANFVRVESDGTVTIRTYERGVEAETLACGTGAVAAAVTLFLAGDVSPPVTLIPTSTIPLVVHFIKGENGVTEVYLEGDARLIYTATLHNDALT, from the coding sequence ATGAGCGGCAGCGGCAACGATTTCATCTTTATAGATAATCGAGACGGCTTGTTTCCCTCCGCCGATCCGGCCCGGGCGGCGCGTCTTCTGTGCCGTCGGGGGGTGTCCGTGGGGGCCGACGGCTTGGTGCTTATTGAGTCCGCGGACGACCCGGCCCTCGATTTTCGCTGGCGGTTTTACAACGCCGACGGCTCTGAGGCCGATATGTGCGGCAACGCCGCCCGGTGCGCCGCCCGCCTGGCCCATATCCTGGGCATTTCGGGAACGACGACGGCCTTTTTCACCGGCGCGGGCGTCATTCGGGCCGAGGTCCTGGAGTCGGGACGGGTGAAGCTCGCCATGACCGACCCGAAGGAGACGGCGCTGGATCGGACTCTTGTTGTTTCGGGAAAAAGACTGAGCTATCACTATTCCGACACCGGCGTTCCCCATGCGGTGCTGGTGACCGATGACGTGGTGGGAATGGACGTGGCACAGATGGGGCGCGCGGTGCGGTATCACGAAAACTTTGCGCCGAACGGCGCCAACGCGAACTTCGTCCGGGTTGAGAGTGACGGGACCGTGACCATCCGTACCTACGAGCGGGGAGTGGAGGCGGAGACCCTGGCCTGCGGCACCGGGGCCGTGGCGGCGGCGGTCACGCTTTTTTTGGCGGGAGACGTGTCTCCGCCGGTCACCCTCATCCCGACATCCACCATCCCGCTGGTGGTGCATTTTATAAAAGGCGAAAACGGTGTGACCGAGGTATACCTGGAGGGCGATGCCCGCCTGATATATACCGCAACATTACATAACGACGCACTGACGTAA
- the lysA gene encoding diaminopimelate decarboxylase: MNYFNRENGELSVEEIPVVDLVREHGTPLYIYSARTLRHHYRVFKDALGGMDHLICFAMKANSNLSVLKLFFDLGAGADIVSGGELFRALQAGVDPSKVVYSGVGKTEDEITAALEADILMFNVESFQELTVINGIAQEMGATARISVRVNPDVDPKTHPKISTGLKANKFGLDITGVIDDYERARERKNIQVVGVDCHIGSQLTEIGPFEDALKRLVELIERLRERNFEIQYLDFGGGLGITYQSEEPPDPTEYARAIEEIAGDLGVTFILEPGRVLVGNAGILVTRVLYTKETEKHFVIVDAGMNDLARPAIYDSYHRIVPVVENGADVITADIVGPICESSDYLAKDRDIPRVVRDDLLAVESAGAYSFSMASNYNSRPRCAEIMVDGKEARVVRKRETYEDLIRGEEI; encoded by the coding sequence GTGAACTATTTCAATCGGGAAAACGGGGAGCTCTCCGTCGAGGAGATCCCGGTGGTGGACCTCGTTCGGGAGCACGGAACGCCGCTGTACATCTACAGCGCCCGCACCCTGAGACACCACTATCGGGTCTTCAAAGACGCATTGGGGGGGATGGATCACCTTATCTGTTTCGCCATGAAGGCGAATTCCAATCTGTCGGTGTTGAAGCTCTTTTTCGATCTGGGGGCCGGGGCGGATATCGTCTCCGGCGGGGAGCTGTTCCGGGCGCTCCAGGCCGGGGTGGACCCGTCAAAGGTGGTCTATTCCGGTGTGGGGAAGACCGAGGATGAAATAACAGCGGCGTTAGAAGCCGATATCCTGATGTTCAACGTTGAGTCCTTCCAGGAGCTGACGGTCATCAACGGCATCGCACAAGAGATGGGTGCGACCGCACGAATATCGGTTCGGGTCAATCCGGATGTGGACCCGAAAACCCATCCGAAGATATCCACGGGGCTCAAGGCCAACAAGTTCGGCCTCGATATCACCGGCGTCATCGACGACTACGAGCGGGCACGGGAGCGGAAAAACATTCAGGTGGTGGGGGTGGACTGTCATATCGGCTCCCAGCTCACCGAGATCGGCCCGTTCGAGGACGCCCTCAAGCGCCTGGTGGAGTTGATTGAAAGGCTCAGAGAGCGTAATTTCGAGATACAATACCTCGATTTCGGCGGCGGCCTGGGGATCACCTACCAGAGCGAGGAGCCGCCCGACCCCACGGAATATGCCCGTGCCATAGAAGAAATCGCCGGGGACCTGGGGGTGACCTTCATCCTGGAGCCGGGCCGGGTCCTGGTGGGCAATGCCGGCATCCTGGTCACCCGGGTGCTGTACACCAAGGAGACTGAAAAGCATTTCGTCATCGTCGATGCCGGGATGAACGATCTGGCCCGGCCGGCGATCTATGATTCCTATCACAGGATCGTCCCGGTGGTGGAGAATGGGGCCGACGTCATCACCGCCGACATTGTGGGTCCGATATGCGAATCGTCCGACTACCTGGCGAAGGATAGAGACATCCCCCGGGTAGTTCGGGACGATCTTTTGGCGGTGGAGAGCGCCGGGGCCTATTCCTTCTCGATGGCCTCGAACTACAATTCCCGACCCCGATGCGCCGAGATCATGGTGGACGGAAAAGAGGCCCGGGTCGTCCGGAAGAGGGAGACATACGAGGACCTGATTCGGGGCGAGGAAATCTGA
- the argH gene encoding argininosuccinate lyase, whose amino-acid sequence MVKKPWGGRFQGITDDLVERFTESVRFDARLAPYDIRGSIAHARTLARAGVITEDDADALVKGLEEIAGEIEAGTFWFDPRLEDVHMNIEGVLRERLGETGGRLHTARSRNDQVAADTRLFVREEAGRTAELLKGLRRVLLDRAAESVDVLMPGYTHLQRAQPVLLSHYLLAYWEMFHRDGRRFRSVEKSADVCPLGSGALAGVAYPLDREYTAKLLGFSAITRNSMDAVSDRDYILEYLFSASVVMAHLSRLAEELVLFSGPEFGFVTLPDGYATGSSIMPQKKNPDVPELVRGKTGRVFGNLQSLLVTLKGLPLAYMRDLQEDKEPLFDTVDTVTGSLSVMTGLMAQVAYNREATERAASSVFITATDAADYLAKKGMNFRDAHETVGRLVAVCEKEGMDLPDLGLDRWREASILFEKDILSAMDPRASVDSRDLPGGTARRQVVMMLDEAEKLEKDET is encoded by the coding sequence ATGGTCAAAAAGCCCTGGGGAGGCAGGTTTCAGGGGATCACCGACGACTTGGTGGAGCGGTTCACCGAGTCGGTCCGGTTCGACGCCCGCCTTGCGCCCTATGACATCCGGGGCAGCATCGCCCACGCCAGGACCTTGGCCCGGGCCGGCGTCATCACCGAGGACGACGCCGACGCCCTGGTGAAGGGGCTCGAGGAGATCGCGGGAGAGATCGAGGCCGGGACCTTCTGGTTCGACCCCCGGCTCGAGGATGTCCACATGAACATTGAGGGTGTCCTCAGGGAGCGCCTCGGAGAGACGGGAGGCCGCCTCCACACCGCCCGGAGCCGAAACGACCAGGTGGCGGCGGACACCCGGCTCTTCGTCCGGGAGGAGGCGGGGCGGACGGCAGAGCTGCTCAAAGGCCTGAGACGGGTCCTCCTCGATCGGGCCGCCGAATCGGTGGACGTGCTCATGCCCGGATACACCCACCTCCAGCGGGCACAACCGGTGCTTCTTTCCCACTACCTCTTGGCCTACTGGGAGATGTTCCACCGGGACGGGCGGCGGTTTCGTTCCGTGGAGAAATCCGCGGACGTCTGTCCCCTGGGCTCCGGGGCGCTCGCAGGGGTGGCGTATCCGCTGGATCGGGAATACACGGCGAAGCTCCTCGGGTTTTCGGCGATCACCCGAAACAGCATGGACGCCGTCAGCGACCGGGACTATATCCTGGAGTACCTCTTTTCCGCGTCGGTGGTGATGGCGCACCTCTCCAGGCTGGCCGAGGAGCTGGTGCTGTTTTCCGGCCCGGAGTTCGGCTTTGTGACGCTCCCGGACGGGTACGCCACCGGATCCTCCATCATGCCCCAGAAGAAGAACCCGGACGTACCGGAGCTGGTCAGGGGAAAGACAGGGCGGGTCTTCGGAAACCTCCAAAGTCTTCTCGTGACCCTCAAGGGGTTGCCTCTCGCGTACATGCGGGACCTCCAGGAGGACAAGGAGCCGCTGTTCGACACCGTAGACACCGTAACCGGTTCTCTTTCGGTGATGACCGGGCTGATGGCCCAGGTCGCCTACAATCGGGAGGCGACAGAAAGGGCCGCGTCGTCCGTGTTCATCACCGCCACCGACGCCGCCGATTACCTGGCTAAAAAGGGCATGAACTTCCGGGACGCCCACGAGACGGTCGGCAGGCTCGTTGCGGTGTGTGAAAAGGAGGGGATGGACCTCCCGGACCTAGGTCTCGATCGATGGCGGGAGGCGTCTATCCTTTTTGAAAAGGATATCCTGAGCGCAATGGATCCCCGGGCCAGCGTCGACTCCCGGGACCTCCCCGGCGGAACGGCGAGGCGGCAGGTGGTGATGATGCTTGACGAGGCGGAAAAACTCGAAAAAGACGAAACGTAA
- a CDS encoding argininosuccinate synthase — MTTDIKNVVVAYSGGLDTSVILRWIKERYGARVVAFAADVGQGEGELVGLREKALATGADEVYIEDLREEFARDYVFPMLRAGAVYEGTYLLGTSIARPLIAKRQIEIARAEGAGAVCHGCTGKGNDQVRFEMAYLTLEPHITIISPWRDDDWEFESRKSLIAYAKKFDIPITVTAEKPYSTDRNLFHMSFEGGVLEDPWASPPADMFKLSVSPQDAPDRVTTIELEYEVGNPVKLNGKVLSPATLLMELNRVGGENGVGRVDMVENRYVGIKSRGVYETPGGTILHAAHRAVESITMDREVMHLRDSMVAKYAELVYNGYWFSPERYLVQALMDQAQKNVTGRVRLDIYKGNVIVAGRESEKTLYHDGFATFDEDEVYTPADATGFIRLNALRMRIKALLGIE, encoded by the coding sequence GTGACGACGGATATAAAGAATGTGGTTGTGGCGTATTCCGGAGGATTGGACACATCGGTCATTCTGAGGTGGATCAAGGAGCGCTACGGCGCCCGGGTGGTGGCATTTGCCGCGGATGTGGGCCAGGGCGAGGGCGAGCTCGTGGGGCTTCGTGAAAAGGCCCTGGCCACCGGCGCCGACGAAGTGTATATTGAAGATTTGCGGGAGGAGTTCGCCCGGGATTATGTTTTCCCGATGCTCCGGGCCGGGGCCGTGTACGAGGGGACATATCTCCTCGGGACATCTATCGCCCGGCCGTTGATCGCGAAACGGCAGATCGAGATCGCCCGGGCTGAGGGGGCGGGCGCGGTCTGTCACGGCTGCACCGGCAAGGGCAACGACCAGGTGCGCTTCGAGATGGCCTATCTCACCCTGGAGCCGCATATCACCATCATCTCCCCCTGGCGGGACGACGATTGGGAGTTCGAATCGAGAAAATCCCTCATTGCCTACGCGAAGAAATTCGACATCCCGATAACCGTCACGGCTGAGAAGCCCTACAGCACCGACCGGAACCTCTTTCACATGAGTTTCGAGGGAGGAGTGCTGGAAGATCCCTGGGCGTCTCCGCCTGCGGACATGTTTAAGCTTTCGGTGTCGCCCCAGGACGCCCCGGACCGGGTGACTACCATCGAACTGGAATACGAGGTGGGAAATCCCGTAAAGCTCAACGGCAAGGTCCTGTCTCCGGCGACGCTTTTGATGGAGCTCAACCGAGTGGGGGGCGAAAACGGCGTGGGCCGGGTGGACATGGTGGAAAACCGCTACGTGGGTATCAAGTCCCGAGGTGTGTACGAAACTCCGGGAGGTACTATCCTCCACGCCGCCCATCGGGCGGTGGAGTCCATTACGATGGATCGGGAGGTGATGCACCTGAGGGACTCGATGGTCGCCAAGTATGCGGAGCTGGTCTACAACGGCTACTGGTTTTCCCCGGAACGCTACCTCGTTCAGGCGTTGATGGACCAGGCACAGAAAAACGTCACGGGCAGAGTCAGGCTCGATATCTACAAGGGGAACGTCATCGTGGCGGGGAGGGAGTCCGAGAAGACGCTCTATCACGACGGATTCGCCACCTTCGACGAGGACGAGGTGTATACCCCCGCCGACGCCACCGGATTCATCCGACTCAACGCCCTGAGGATGCGCATCAAGGCGCTTTTAGGCATCGAGTAG
- the argF gene encoding ornithine carbamoyltransferase, translating to MLDHFLRISHLTADEGREILDRGRDLKIRQLNDIRYTPMAGKTLAMIFEKPSTRTRVSFETGIYQLGGQGIYLSSQDIQLSRGESVGDTARTLSGYVDMVMIRAFSQDMVEELAEYSSVPVINGLTDLLHPCQVMSDVFTVMEVTGKDLKDVEMVYIGDGNNLANSWIHAAGLFGFRLTLACPKELAPDDEIFKKGKKILEERLNLTTDPREAVGEADVIYTDTWVSMGEDEQRQKKIKLLKGFQVNDDLLEAAPDHVKVMHCLPAHRGEEITDSVMDGKQSVVFLQAHNRLHVQKAIMDILNQRREEAK from the coding sequence ATGCTGGACCATTTTTTAAGGATTTCACATCTCACCGCCGACGAGGGTCGGGAAATTCTAGATCGGGGCCGGGACCTGAAAATCAGGCAGCTCAACGACATCCGTTACACCCCAATGGCTGGAAAGACCCTGGCCATGATTTTCGAGAAGCCCTCCACCCGAACCCGGGTCTCTTTCGAGACCGGCATATATCAACTGGGGGGACAGGGCATCTACCTGAGCAGCCAGGACATCCAGCTTTCCCGGGGAGAGTCGGTGGGCGATACCGCCCGAACCCTCTCGGGGTACGTTGACATGGTGATGATCCGGGCCTTTTCCCAGGATATGGTGGAGGAGCTGGCCGAGTATTCATCGGTGCCGGTCATCAACGGCCTGACGGATCTGTTGCATCCGTGCCAGGTGATGAGCGATGTCTTCACGGTAATGGAGGTGACCGGAAAAGACCTGAAGGATGTGGAGATGGTATACATCGGGGACGGCAACAATCTGGCCAACTCCTGGATACACGCCGCCGGTCTCTTCGGCTTTCGCCTGACGCTGGCCTGTCCGAAGGAGCTGGCGCCGGACGATGAGATTTTCAAAAAAGGAAAGAAGATATTGGAAGAGCGTCTGAACCTGACCACCGATCCCCGGGAGGCGGTGGGTGAGGCGGACGTCATTTATACCGACACCTGGGTGAGCATGGGTGAGGATGAACAGAGACAGAAGAAGATCAAGCTCCTCAAGGGTTTCCAGGTGAACGATGACCTGTTAGAGGCCGCCCCGGACCATGTGAAGGTGATGCACTGCCTTCCGGCACACCGGGGCGAGGAGATCACCGACAGCGTCATGGACGGGAAGCAGTCCGTGGTGTTTCTCCAGGCGCATAATCGACTGCACGTGCAAAAAGCTATTATGGATATTCTGAATCAGCGGCGGGAGGAAGCGAAGTGA
- a CDS encoding acetylornithine transaminase — MNETLQNDYSHLMNTYRPQPVELVRGEGAYVWDVTGRRFLDFVAGIAVNNLGHCHPAVVDAVRRQAETLIHVSNLYRIPVQAELAELLCDHSFAWACFFCNSGAEAVEAAVKLARRYGIRTKGEGASGIVAAKGSFHGRTMGAMTATGQERIHSGFGPLVPGFSHVPFGNAAALEEEVGEDTAAVILEPIQGESGVVTPPDGYLSRVREICDREGALLIFDEIQTGMGRTGTLFAYERFDVKPDVMVLAKGLAGGLPMGACLAGDRAASVFEPGSHASTFGGNPLVSAASCAALRATLSDGVLENCVTMGEYFMNELRRIAGETDLIAEVRGVGLMIGVELTRGGPEVVDAFRERNILVNCTAERVLRFLPPLIVTKDEVDEVTSAFKDIIGGL; from the coding sequence ATGAACGAGACGCTCCAGAACGACTACAGTCACCTGATGAACACGTATCGTCCCCAGCCCGTGGAACTGGTTCGCGGCGAGGGGGCGTACGTCTGGGATGTGACGGGACGGCGATTTCTCGATTTCGTCGCCGGCATCGCCGTGAACAACCTGGGCCACTGCCATCCGGCGGTGGTGGATGCGGTGAGGCGACAGGCGGAAACCCTCATCCACGTCTCCAACCTCTACCGCATTCCGGTTCAGGCGGAGCTGGCGGAGCTTTTGTGCGATCACTCGTTTGCCTGGGCCTGCTTTTTTTGTAACAGCGGCGCCGAGGCGGTGGAGGCCGCCGTGAAGCTGGCCCGGCGATACGGGATTCGAACGAAGGGGGAGGGGGCGTCCGGCATCGTCGCCGCAAAGGGGTCTTTTCACGGCAGGACGATGGGCGCCATGACCGCCACCGGGCAGGAGAGAATCCACTCGGGCTTCGGCCCGCTGGTGCCCGGTTTCTCCCATGTCCCCTTTGGAAATGCCGCCGCCCTGGAGGAAGAGGTGGGGGAGGATACCGCCGCGGTTATACTGGAGCCGATTCAGGGGGAGAGCGGCGTGGTGACGCCCCCGGACGGCTATCTCTCCCGAGTGAGGGAGATCTGTGATCGGGAGGGTGCCCTTCTCATCTTCGATGAAATCCAGACGGGCATGGGTCGGACCGGGACGCTCTTCGCCTACGAGCGGTTCGATGTCAAGCCCGATGTGATGGTGCTGGCCAAGGGCCTGGCCGGGGGATTGCCGATGGGGGCGTGCCTGGCGGGGGATCGGGCGGCGTCCGTCTTCGAGCCGGGGAGCCACGCCTCAACCTTCGGCGGGAATCCGCTGGTAAGCGCTGCCTCATGTGCGGCGCTGAGGGCCACACTGAGTGACGGAGTGCTCGAAAACTGTGTTACAATGGGCGAATATTTCATGAATGAGCTTCGCCGCATCGCGGGTGAGACGGACCTCATTGCCGAGGTACGGGGGGTGGGCCTCATGATCGGGGTTGAGCTCACGCGGGGGGGACCGGAGGTCGTGGATGCGTTTCGTGAGCGAAATATACTGGTCAACTGCACCGCAGAAAGGGTGCTGAGATTTCTCCCTCCGCTTATCGTTACAAAAGATGAAGTGGACGAGGTGACGAGCGCCTTTAAAGATATTATAGGGGGGTTGTGA